In Columba livia isolate bColLiv1 breed racing homer chromosome 28, bColLiv1.pat.W.v2, whole genome shotgun sequence, the genomic stretch ACCAGCCCGCGATTTGCTCGCTCCTTGCGCTCAATCCCTCCCTCACCTCGGCGTGAAGGTGCCGGGAGCTGTTCTAGGCACATCCTTGGCCGAGCTGTCAGCTTTGTGCACTTGCACGCCCACCGACCTACGCAGAGACGGGAGGAGAGAAACCCGGCGGTTAAGCAAGCGAAAGGGACGGCTCGGGCATGcgggaggagcagctctggcttAGGAGCCCCAGCGAGAAGTTTCCGTGCGTTACAGAGGGAGGAAGAGGCGTTAATTCCGACCGCGCGTCGTTGTGCAGCTCAGGAGAGCGCAGACGCCGCAGCGGTGGGGAAAGCGGCTTCCCAACTCTTCCAGGTGAAGAAATTAACACCTCGGGACAACTTCTACCAAAGGGATTGTCCTCTGcccacagctcctccttgtctgagAACGGAGACACTCGCAGGCAGCCCCCAGGCTCTCCATGCAGCTTTAGGACACTTAGAATCACACCAAAAACCATCCCTGCGGGCTCGTGTCCCCTGGAGCTCAGCGCCAACGCGATCAGTAAATCACAAGAGAGCTCAAGCCTTGGAAACGAGCAGCGGGAAGGTCGTTTGCAGCGTCATCCATCACCACGTTAACGCTCTTCACGTACACTCGGGCAGCGACACTTGAATTAGCGCCATCACCTCGACTCCAGGACAAAGCCGTTAGATACAGAACACACCGGGACGCCACACAGGCCAAGCGGGAGGTGCAAAAGCGCGTCGCCTGCAAAGAACCGCGCGCAGAACGGCGCCGCGACGCTCCCCTCGCACATGCTCGAGCCCACGGCACTGAACTTGCTCAACGCCACAAAATACTCGATGTCTGCGAGCATGCCGACACCCAGAACATCCAGGACGCAGCACAAAGTCCTCCCGTGGCTCGGGAAAGCGCCAAACAGGGGGAACCTCACCTGTTTGCGGGGGAGTTGAGGCCTCCGCTGCCCAGGGAGGAGGTGGACAGGGTGGTGGCGATGGAATCGCTGTTGGCTTCGTCTACCGGCAGCGTCCTGGGCAGCAGATCCGGGCGACCGAGGTGGGAACCTGAGTGGAAGCACAGACCGCTCGGTCAGCGACACAAGCGGGATCGCGAGCCGGGATCCGCGCTGGCTCCCACGTCAAGACACCTAAGAACCAGCCCTAAACGCGGCTCTCCGGTCCAAGGCCGTTTGGTGGTACGAGCTTTTGGCTTCTCGCACGCCCGACCCCAGAAAATAGGCCCACAAAACACCATAGAGGCGCCTCGCACGGCTCGGGAGGCAGCGAGTTTCCGTGAGACAAATACAAGCTGAAGAGTTAACTTCTCCAGGCACCAACCTTGCTCTACGTCCGCCTCGGTGGTCACTTGTGCTTTCGTCTCGCACGACATGTGCAATTGGGAAGGAACTCCTCCCTGGCAGCTCCGCCGCGGAACCGCGGTGCCGGACCGGCTCTTCTTGGAAGGCGACGGCTTTACTGAAGTacacaaggaaataaaaacccACATAAAGCGTTTTTCTAACACATTCAGGAAGGAGCAAAACACCCAACGCAGCAACTTCCCATTGACAGAGCCCCAAAGGAACAATGGGCGAAACGTGTCCGCTAAGGTCATATCTATGAGGAAAGAATAGAGAAGGAAGGGGTGACGCAGCAGGACAGACTTCCCAAAGCTCCTGtgagcaaagcagaaaccaggGCGATCGCGCCGCGGTACTTACGTGGTATTTTCTTGAACACCGTGTTGCACATGAACCGTTGGAACCTCTCGGCGTAAAAGCTGGGCCTGTGCACGGATACGGTGTCCTGCGAGACCAAGGGACAGACAGCAGCGTGTCAATCTTATATATATACAAGCAGAAACACACAAATGTCTCAGAAATCCAGGATATTGCGCCCACaaggagcacaggcagcaggaacAGTTTAAAACTAATCCGGTTTTATGGCtaaacagctgaaaacaggGCTAATTTTGTACTTACCCCATCGTGCACAAGCGCCTTCCAAGAGTGCTCCAGCTTCTTGATGAATCTGACCAAGgggaagaattaagaatgatTTTCACCCCAAGAGTTTCGCAGGCAAAGTTAATGAGGGTGGTTAACTCGCAATATTGAACGGGGACTTGACACATGTAACctcttaaaaatgaattatttgtgTGTTAGCTATTTCTTGTAGGCCAAGCAAGGGCAGACAACGCTGGGAAAGGGTCTTTACGCTTTGGCGAGACGCAGATGTTATAAAACCGTCCCTACCTGTAGGACTGCAGCACGTCGATGATGCCGATGTAGAGCAGCAGCCTCTCGCCCTTGGCGTTGCGGGCCGGAATCCCTCCCATCCTGCGAGAAAAGAGGGGGTGACACTGAAGCGGGGTGTTCTCACGCCCCACAGGTGTTACACAAAGTCACGAACAAGCGTCAACACGCGGGAGGCACTTTCTGCTCAGCAAATTGAGGAGGACGAGCCAGAGCGAAACGCTTCTGCGGTACAACAGCTAAACATGAGTCGAGCCCTTTCTCCCTCCACGTGACAATTTTATTGAAGAGGATTGATCCCAGCTCATGCatgagaagagaaagagcagcTGTAAAGAGCAGCTACTGCAGATGGACTGGATGGGCTGTTAAGCCTGACCTAACAAAGCTCTCGCTACATCTCTTAGAGGTGGATGGAACGAGCTGAAGCTGCCAACAACTGGCGGGCAGAGAACTCTCAAATCCCACCTGGAAGGTGAGAAAATTGTAGACAAAAGACGGGAAATCAAAGATAAAAGCATAAGAGGTGATACTGAGACCCTTCTGCCCAGTGACGGCAATTCGGTATTGCCCAGTATGCGTTTAAATTAAGCCTCCGTTAGCCAAGCTTGGGTTGTACCCCTCGCTCCTCCCAGTATGTCACTGGGAACAGCAACGACACGCTTACTGGTCGTCGGTTTCTATGGTGCCGCCTCGCCGGGCCTCTCCTTGGATGGATTCCATGGCCGTGGAGTAAAGGGCCTTCTGGGCGGCGGGTCGGCGCGTGTCGGCCTGGGACGTCCCGTCCGCCATCGCGTGCTCCCTCTGCGCCAGGTCCATGTTGTGGATGGCGACCAGCAAGCTGTAATCCATGATTTTGAAGCTCTGAAGGACCTGGGCACAGAGTCAGCAAAGGTTCAATCAGCATCGCGAGCCCCGGAAAACCATTTTCAGAAGCGTAGTCAGCGTTTTTGCCATCAAAATACACCAAGCGAAGTCGACGCTGTCGCCTTTTCACAGGAAAGGCGCAGAAAATATATAAACCAACTCTCCACACCGCCCTTCGCCCCGACACTTACCAAACAGTCTCTTTGTAACGTTTTGCACAGAGCGTTGTACATGTCAGAGTCCAAGAAGAGGCCGTCGGGGATGTCCTGCATAAAATCCAAGTCTTTGTATGTTGGGAAGACCTTATCTCGCTCCTTCTGGGACGCTCGGCGCTTGTAGGTGGAGCCCTTCAGGTCGTATTTCAGGTGCATTTTGACGGAGCGTGGCAGTAGGTTGTTCATCACGACGATGCGAATGTTTTTGCCTCCGGCCTGGACACAGTACAAGCCGTAAAACTTTGGCAGCAGCGTTCTGGGGTTCTGGTTCAAATTCTGAAACGTCAAAGATGAGCAAATACCTTGAAAGCCATTCTGGTTATGCACACGCCAATTGGAGGAGTTATTTGTTCCTTCCTGCGCTTCTATAtgggaacagagctggcagagagTCAAAGCCATTGCCAAAGAAACTAAAAGACAAGGGCAGGTGAACATGGGGAACACAGGGGTGTTGTTAACGACCTCTTTGCAAAGCTGAGAAACTTCATAGGAAGGAAAGAGTTTGCTGTTCATTCACACAGAAGCCAAACGGCTTCAGAGCAAAGGAAGAGCTTGTGTGTCGCCTTTTTACATCTGCTCAAAGCTCCGCTCACATCTACCGAGCGGTGTGCAGCAATATCTCTCATGCTTGGGGTATCTCTCTTACGTTTGGGGGACCATTCCCTAGCTTGCAAAGAACTGCTCCCCCAAGCCACTCACCATGTAGTAGCCGGGCAGCAGCTTCTGTAAGAACTCGGCCTCTTTGTGCTGAACTGTCTTGATGATAAACTCATCGTCGCTGGACACGTAGAAGAGGGACCCGCTGGCTCCGGAGTTTGAAAGCTCAATGAGCGGCTCGTTGCAGAGCGAGTACTGAGGAGGacaagaaacacagaatcacagcatgtgAGGGGTtgcagggccctggaaagctcatccagtgcaatccccccggagcaggaacacccagatgaggttacacaggaaggtgtccaggcgggttggaatgtctgcacagaaggagactccacaaccccctgggcagcctgggccaggctctgccaccctcaccccaacaagttgcttctcatcttccagcggaacctcctgtgttgcactttgcacccattgccccttgtcctgtccctggttgtcaccagaagagcctggctccatcctcctgacactgcccctttccatcttgatccccagcaatgagtcccccctcaggctcctcttgtccagctccagagccccagctccctcagcctttcctcacacgggagatgctccactccctccagcatcttggtggctgcgctggactctctccagcagttccctgtcctgctggaactgaggggccacagctggacacaatattccaggtgtggtctccccagggcagagcagaggggcaggagaacctctctgacctactgaccacccccttctaacccaccccaggtcccattggcttcctggccacaagggccagtgctggctcatggtccccctgctgtccccaggacccccagctccctttcccctacactgctctctcaGAGGTGAGAGACGCGGCAGCAGGAAACTTGAGCGTGAAGGCTCTTCCTTTTAAACATTAACAGAGGGAAAGCCCAGGGTCCCGTATGGCATCCCCACGGTGCTTACAGAGTCGGCCACAGGGCCCCATAGCTCCCCACAGCTCCaacaaacctgctccagccgCCCACTCACCAAGTAATCATCTGGTCGGATGCCAAAGAGCTCCCGGAAATAGCGAAAGGCCACTGGAGCGTAAGTTTTGAACCGAAAGTCGTTGTAGTGATGAGCTGGGGTCAGGTTGCTCCCTTCACTGCTCAAGGGGAGAAGAACACACGGGTATTTGGATGTGAAACATTTAAGAAACTGCCCTAAAAAGCAAACACCCAAAAAGGACACACTGACGCTATCAAAGCACCGACCTGgggaagaaaatactttctacTACGTAGAAATCTTGCATGAGAACATCTCGTTCAGGTTTGGTGCTCAAGCTGCCAACGGTGTGTGTGATGCCCAGCTGGATGGCGCCTTTCAAGGCAGACGATGTCGTCTGGAGGGGCAGAGAAAATGAATTAGACACTGGGGAGCAGCAAACTGGAAACAGGAATGAAAGGAGTTAAAGGAGAGAGCTCCCTGTTTAAACCAGCACTCTTAGCTGGGTTATTCCACACCTACTGGCTCCAGTTTTGTATCCTCATTGGTGATGGGAACAGCCCTACATCTGTGATAGACCCTGCTCGGTATTTGCACTCGAGCATGAAGGATGTGAACTGGAATTGACACCCTTAAAAGGACCCCGATGAGATCTGCTCAGCACCCCAACATTCTGCCGTCAATCCGGCTGGAAATGCCGAGGCTGCCGAGCAGGTGCGGGTTGGATTCGTGCAGCTGCAGCTCGTGGACGTTCCACTTGGCTCATACGTAAAGCGACTGGACCCAAACCAAGAGCCAGGGCTCAGGATCCAACTCGTGTTTGTTTCCTTAAGCTCAACAAAGCCCAGGAACCGCTGTTGATCAAAGCATTTGGCAACAGAGGACGCGGCGGTATCTGGGGGATAAACGGTGTCCCCAGACACATGTCCTCCGTGAAGCCTTGTCAAACAAACGGGAACATTTCTCCAGCTCCATTGCTTTTCTGTTATGTCAGCTGCCAGAGACCTGCTCACGGTTCCCCGGAAAGAGCAGCACAAACTGGCGGTGACTCCAGCTCGCCCACAAcgtccttttcttcttcagctgcCCGTATCTGACAACTCTCTCTGTATTACACAGTGAAGGAGGAAGAACTCGACCCTTCTTACCCTCTAAAGGCTGAAGCTGCTTGAGAACTGATCTAGGCCCAGCTCACCTAGGCCTGCCTAAACCGCCAGGACGGTCTCGCCGCCGAGCAGCGGGACTTGCGCAGCGACGCTGCCTTGTTTGTGAACACGGAGCCGCGGGGCCGCGTTGCCAAGGAACGaggatttttctcttctatgaggcagcagctgcctgtttACCGGCGCTGTTATCAGCCAAAACAATTTCCCACctctggaaagggaggggaTGGAGAACAGGCTGTGCGTTAGTCCCGGATAAACCCCACGCAGCGCCCCGTCGGGTCCCTGGGACCCTCGCAAGAAACATTTCAAGCATCTTCCATTGGCTTCTACTCTTGTCT encodes the following:
- the PIP5K1A gene encoding phosphatidylinositol 4-phosphate 5-kinase type-1 alpha isoform X7, which produces MDAGEQQKDKGSSTFKKSLTPEMPGGSGQPGSQTIKKGHRGVDSTGETTYKKTTSSALKGAIQLGITHTVGSLSTKPERDVLMQDFYVVESIFFPSEGSNLTPAHHYNDFRFKTYAPVAFRYFRELFGIRPDDYLYSLCNEPLIELSNSGASGSLFYVSSDDEFIIKTVQHKEAEFLQKLLPGYYMNLNQNPRTLLPKFYGLYCVQAGGKNIRIVVMNNLLPRSVKMHLKYDLKGSTYKRRASQKERDKVFPTYKDLDFMQDIPDGLFLDSDMYNALCKTLQRDCLVLQSFKIMDYSLLVAIHNMDLAQREHAMADGTSQADTRRPAAQKALYSTAMESIQGEARRGGTIETDDQMGGIPARNAKGERLLLYIGIIDVLQSYRFIKKLEHSWKALVHDGDTVSVHRPSFYAERFQRFMCNTVFKKIPLKPSPSKKSRSGTAVPRRSCQGGVPSQLHMSCETKAQVTTEADVEQGSHLGRPDLLPRTLPVDEANSDSIATTLSTSSLGSGGLNSPANRSVGVQVHKADSSAKDVPRTAPGTFTPSGSPGPSLPERAVELREQLEDLQETEISF
- the PIP5K1A gene encoding phosphatidylinositol 4-phosphate 5-kinase type-1 alpha isoform X5, with translation MRGLRVLGSVGSGAGSRGSSTFKKSLTPEMPGGSGQPGSQTIKKGHRGVDSTGETTYKKTTSSALKGAIQLGITHTVGSLSTKPERDVLMQDFYVVESIFFPSEGSNLTPAHHYNDFRFKTYAPVAFRYFRELFGIRPDDYLYSLCNEPLIELSNSGASGSLFYVSSDDEFIIKTVQHKEAEFLQKLLPGYYMNLNQNPRTLLPKFYGLYCVQAGGKNIRIVVMNNLLPRSVKMHLKYDLKGSTYKRRASQKERDKVFPTYKDLDFMQDIPDGLFLDSDMYNALCKTLQRDCLVLQSFKIMDYSLLVAIHNMDLAQREHAMADGTSQADTRRPAAQKALYSTAMESIQGEARRGGTIETDDQMGGIPARNAKGERLLLYIGIIDVLQSYRFIKKLEHSWKALVHDGDTVSVHRPSFYAERFQRFMCNTVFKKIPLKPSPSKKSRSGTAVPRRSCQGGVPSQLHMSCETKAQVTTEADVEQGSHLGRPDLLPRTLPVDEANSDSIATTLSTSSLGSGGLNSPANRSVGVQVHKADSSAKDVPRTAPGTFTPSGSPGPSLPERAVELREQLEDLQETEISF
- the PIP5K1A gene encoding phosphatidylinositol 4-phosphate 5-kinase type-1 alpha isoform X10, which codes for MAAAGPESGGSSGSSGGLAGSSTFKKSLTPEMPGGSGQPGSQTIKKGHRGVDSTGETTYKKTTSSALKGAIQLGITHTVGSLSTKPERDVLMQDFYVVESIFFPSEGSNLTPAHHYNDFRFKTYAPVAFRYFRELFGIRPDDYLYSLCNEPLIELSNSGASGSLFYVSSDDEFIIKTVQHKEAEFLQKLLPGYYMNLNQNPRTLLPKFYGLYCVQAGGKNIRIVVMNNLLPRSVKMHLKYDLKGSTYKRRASQKERDKVFPTYKDLDFMQDIPDGLFLDSDMYNALCKTLQRDCLVLQSFKIMDYSLLVAIHNMDLAQREHAMADGTSQADTRRPAAQKALYSTAMESIQGEARRGGTIETDDQMGGIPARNAKGERLLLYIGIIDVLQSYRFIKKLEHSWKALVHDGDTVSVHRPSFYAERFQRFMCNTVFKKIPLKPSPSKKSRSGTAVPRRSCQGGVPSQLHMSCETKAQVTTEADVEQGSHLGRPDLLPRTLPVDEANSDSIATTLSTSSLGSGGLNSPANSGSPGPSLPERAVELREQLEDLQETEISF
- the PIP5K1A gene encoding phosphatidylinositol 4-phosphate 5-kinase type-1 alpha isoform X6; translated protein: MAAAGPESGGSSGSSGGLAGSSTFKKSLTPEMPGGSGQPGSQTIKKGHRGVDSTGETTYKKTTSSALKGAIQLGITHTVGSLSTKPERDVLMQDFYVVESIFFPSEGSNLTPAHHYNDFRFKTYAPVAFRYFRELFGIRPDDYLYSLCNEPLIELSNSGASGSLFYVSSDDEFIIKTVQHKEAEFLQKLLPGYYMNLNQNPRTLLPKFYGLYCVQAGGKNIRIVVMNNLLPRSVKMHLKYDLKGSTYKRRASQKERDKVFPTYKDLDFMQDIPDGLFLDSDMYNALCKTLQRDCLVLQSFKIMDYSLLVAIHNMDLAQREHAMADGTSQADTRRPAAQKALYSTAMESIQGEARRGGTIETDDQMGGIPARNAKGERLLLYIGIIDVLQSYRFIKKLEHSWKALVHDGDTVSVHRPSFYAERFQRFMCNTVFKKIPLKPSPSKKSRSGTAVPRRSCQGGVPSQLHMSCETKAQVTTEADVEQGSHLGRPDLLPRTLPVDEANSDSIATTLSTSSLGSGGLNSPANRSVGVQVHKADSSAKDVPRTAPGTFTPRSPSSVSPAAPRDLPSPSAPWS
- the PIP5K1A gene encoding phosphatidylinositol 4-phosphate 5-kinase type-1 alpha isoform X3 produces the protein MDAGEQQKDKDFSFLCCSVMSFRRGSSTFKKSLTPEMPGGSGQPGSQTIKKGHRGVDSTGETTYKKTTSSALKGAIQLGITHTVGSLSTKPERDVLMQDFYVVESIFFPSEGSNLTPAHHYNDFRFKTYAPVAFRYFRELFGIRPDDYLYSLCNEPLIELSNSGASGSLFYVSSDDEFIIKTVQHKEAEFLQKLLPGYYMNLNQNPRTLLPKFYGLYCVQAGGKNIRIVVMNNLLPRSVKMHLKYDLKGSTYKRRASQKERDKVFPTYKDLDFMQDIPDGLFLDSDMYNALCKTLQRDCLVLQSFKIMDYSLLVAIHNMDLAQREHAMADGTSQADTRRPAAQKALYSTAMESIQGEARRGGTIETDDQMGGIPARNAKGERLLLYIGIIDVLQSYRFIKKLEHSWKALVHDGDTVSVHRPSFYAERFQRFMCNTVFKKIPLKPSPSKKSRSGTAVPRRSCQGGVPSQLHMSCETKAQVTTEADVEQGSHLGRPDLLPRTLPVDEANSDSIATTLSTSSLGSGGLNSPANRSVGVQVHKADSSAKDVPRTAPGTFTPSGSPGPSLPERAVELREQLEDLQETEISF
- the PIP5K1A gene encoding phosphatidylinositol 4-phosphate 5-kinase type-1 alpha isoform X4, whose product is MAAAGPESGGSSGSSGGLAGSSTFKKSLTPEMPGGSGQPGSQTIKKGHRGVDSTGETTYKKTTSSALKGAIQLGITHTVGSLSTKPERDVLMQDFYVVESIFFPSEGSNLTPAHHYNDFRFKTYAPVAFRYFRELFGIRPDDYLYSLCNEPLIELSNSGASGSLFYVSSDDEFIIKTVQHKEAEFLQKLLPGYYMNLNQNPRTLLPKFYGLYCVQAGGKNIRIVVMNNLLPRSVKMHLKYDLKGSTYKRRASQKERDKVFPTYKDLDFMQDIPDGLFLDSDMYNALCKTLQRDCLVLQSFKIMDYSLLVAIHNMDLAQREHAMADGTSQADTRRPAAQKALYSTAMESIQGEARRGGTIETDDQMGGIPARNAKGERLLLYIGIIDVLQSYRFIKKLEHSWKALVHDGDTVSVHRPSFYAERFQRFMCNTVFKKIPLKPSPSKKSRSGTAVPRRSCQGGVPSQLHMSCETKAQVTTEADVEQGSHLGRPDLLPRTLPVDEANSDSIATTLSTSSLGSGGLNSPANRSVGVQVHKADSSAKDVPRTAPGTFTPSGSPGPSLPERAVELREQLEDLQETEISF
- the PIP5K1A gene encoding phosphatidylinositol 4-phosphate 5-kinase type-1 alpha isoform X12, whose product is MPGGSGQPGSQTIKKGHRGVDSTGETTYKKTTSSALKGAIQLGITHTVGSLSTKPERDVLMQDFYVVESIFFPSEGSNLTPAHHYNDFRFKTYAPVAFRYFRELFGIRPDDYLYSLCNEPLIELSNSGASGSLFYVSSDDEFIIKTVQHKEAEFLQKLLPGYYMNLNQNPRTLLPKFYGLYCVQAGGKNIRIVVMNNLLPRSVKMHLKYDLKGSTYKRRASQKERDKVFPTYKDLDFMQDIPDGLFLDSDMYNALCKTLQRDCLVLQSFKIMDYSLLVAIHNMDLAQREHAMADGTSQADTRRPAAQKALYSTAMESIQGEARRGGTIETDDQMGGIPARNAKGERLLLYIGIIDVLQSYRFIKKLEHSWKALVHDGDTVSVHRPSFYAERFQRFMCNTVFKKIPLKPSPSKKSRSGTAVPRRSCQGGVPSQLHMSCETKAQVTTEADVEQGSHLGRPDLLPRTLPVDEANSDSIATTLSTSSLGSGGLNSPANRSVGVQVHKADSSAKDVPRTAPGTFTPSGSPGPSLPERAVELREQLEDLQETEISF
- the PIP5K1A gene encoding phosphatidylinositol 4-phosphate 5-kinase type-1 alpha isoform X9; the protein is MAAAGPESGGSSGSSGGLADFSFLCCSVMSFRRGSSTFKKSLTPEMPGGSGQPGSQTIKKGHRGVDSTGETTYKKTTSSALKGAIQLGITHTVGSLSTKPERDVLMQDFYVVESIFFPSEGSNLTPAHHYNDFRFKTYAPVAFRYFRELFGIRPDDYLYSLCNEPLIELSNSGASGSLFYVSSDDEFIIKTVQHKEAEFLQKLLPGYYMNLNQNPRTLLPKFYGLYCVQAGGKNIRIVVMNNLLPRSVKMHLKYDLKGSTYKRRASQKERDKVFPTYKDLDFMQDIPDGLFLDSDMYNALCKTLQRDCLVLQSFKIMDYSLLVAIHNMDLAQREHAMADGTSQADTRRPAAQKALYSTAMESIQGEARRGGTIETDDQMGGIPARNAKGERLLLYIGIIDVLQSYRFIKKLEHSWKALVHDGDTVSVHRPSFYAERFQRFMCNTVFKKIPLKPSPSKKSRSGTAVPRRSCQGGVPSQLHMSCETKAQVTTEADVEQGSHLGRPDLLPRTLPVDEANSDSIATTLSTSSLGSGGLNSPANRSPSSVSPAAPRDLPSPSAPWS
- the PIP5K1A gene encoding phosphatidylinositol 4-phosphate 5-kinase type-1 alpha isoform X2, encoding MAAAGPESGGSSGSSGGLADFSFLCCSVMSFRRGSSTFKKSLTPEMPGGSGQPGSQTIKKGHRGVDSTGETTYKKTTSSALKGAIQLGITHTVGSLSTKPERDVLMQDFYVVESIFFPSEGSNLTPAHHYNDFRFKTYAPVAFRYFRELFGIRPDDYLYSLCNEPLIELSNSGASGSLFYVSSDDEFIIKTVQHKEAEFLQKLLPGYYMNLNQNPRTLLPKFYGLYCVQAGGKNIRIVVMNNLLPRSVKMHLKYDLKGSTYKRRASQKERDKVFPTYKDLDFMQDIPDGLFLDSDMYNALCKTLQRDCLVLQSFKIMDYSLLVAIHNMDLAQREHAMADGTSQADTRRPAAQKALYSTAMESIQGEARRGGTIETDDQMGGIPARNAKGERLLLYIGIIDVLQSYRFIKKLEHSWKALVHDGDTVSVHRPSFYAERFQRFMCNTVFKKIPLKPSPSKKSRSGTAVPRRSCQGGVPSQLHMSCETKAQVTTEADVEQGSHLGRPDLLPRTLPVDEANSDSIATTLSTSSLGSGGLNSPANRSVGVQVHKADSSAKDVPRTAPGTFTPRSPSSVSPAAPRDLPSPSAPWS
- the PIP5K1A gene encoding phosphatidylinositol 4-phosphate 5-kinase type-1 alpha isoform X1, which encodes MAAAGPESGGSSGSSGGLADFSFLCCSVMSFRRGSSTFKKSLTPEMPGGSGQPGSQTIKKGHRGVDSTGETTYKKTTSSALKGAIQLGITHTVGSLSTKPERDVLMQDFYVVESIFFPSEGSNLTPAHHYNDFRFKTYAPVAFRYFRELFGIRPDDYLYSLCNEPLIELSNSGASGSLFYVSSDDEFIIKTVQHKEAEFLQKLLPGYYMNLNQNPRTLLPKFYGLYCVQAGGKNIRIVVMNNLLPRSVKMHLKYDLKGSTYKRRASQKERDKVFPTYKDLDFMQDIPDGLFLDSDMYNALCKTLQRDCLVLQSFKIMDYSLLVAIHNMDLAQREHAMADGTSQADTRRPAAQKALYSTAMESIQGEARRGGTIETDDQMGGIPARNAKGERLLLYIGIIDVLQSYRFIKKLEHSWKALVHDGDTVSVHRPSFYAERFQRFMCNTVFKKIPLKPSPSKKSRSGTAVPRRSCQGGVPSQLHMSCETKAQVTTEADVEQGSHLGRPDLLPRTLPVDEANSDSIATTLSTSSLGSGGLNSPANRSVGVQVHKADSSAKDVPRTAPGTFTPSGSPGPSLPERAVELREQLEDLQETEISF
- the PIP5K1A gene encoding phosphatidylinositol 4-phosphate 5-kinase type-1 alpha isoform X8; translation: MAAAGPESGGSSGSSGGLADFSFLCCSVMSFRRGSSTFKKSLTPEMPGGSGQPGSQTIKKGHRGVDSTGETTYKKTTSSALKGAIQLGITHTVGSLSTKPERDVLMQDFYVVESIFFPSEGSNLTPAHHYNDFRFKTYAPVAFRYFRELFGIRPDDYLYSLCNEPLIELSNSGASGSLFYVSSDDEFIIKTVQHKEAEFLQKLLPGYYMNLNQNPRTLLPKFYGLYCVQAGGKNIRIVVMNNLLPRSVKMHLKYDLKGSTYKRRASQKERDKVFPTYKDLDFMQDIPDGLFLDSDMYNALCKTLQRDCLVLQSFKIMDYSLLVAIHNMDLAQREHAMADGTSQADTRRPAAQKALYSTAMESIQGEARRGGTIETDDQMGGIPARNAKGERLLLYIGIIDVLQSYRFIKKLEHSWKALVHDGDTVSVHRPSFYAERFQRFMCNTVFKKIPLKPSPSKKSRSGTAVPRRSCQGGVPSQLHMSCETKAQVTTEADVEQGSHLGRPDLLPRTLPVDEANSDSIATTLSTSSLGSGGLNSPANSGSPGPSLPERAVELREQLEDLQETEISF
- the PIP5K1A gene encoding phosphatidylinositol 4-phosphate 5-kinase type-1 alpha isoform X11 gives rise to the protein MRGLRVLGSVGSGAGSRGSSTFKKSLTPEMPGGSGQPGSQTIKKGHRGVDSTGETTYKKTTSSALKGAIQLGITHTVGSLSTKPERDVLMQDFYVVESIFFPSEGSNLTPAHHYNDFRFKTYAPVAFRYFRELFGIRPDDYLYSLCNEPLIELSNSGASGSLFYVSSDDEFIIKTVQHKEAEFLQKLLPGYYMNLNQNPRTLLPKFYGLYCVQAGGKNIRIVVMNNLLPRSVKMHLKYDLKGSTYKRRASQKERDKVFPTYKDLDFMQDIPDGLFLDSDMYNALCKTLQRDCLVLQSFKIMDYSLLVAIHNMDLAQREHAMADGTSQADTRRPAAQKALYSTAMESIQGEARRGGTIETDDQMGGIPARNAKGERLLLYIGIIDVLQSYRFIKKLEHSWKALVHDGDTVSVHRPSFYAERFQRFMCNTVFKKIPLKPSPSKKSRSGTAVPRRSCQGGVPSQLHMSCETKAQVTTEADVEQGSHLGRPDLLPRTLPVDEANSDSIATTLSTSSLGSGGLNSPANSGSPGPSLPERAVELREQLEDLQETEISF
- the PIP5K1A gene encoding phosphatidylinositol 4-phosphate 5-kinase type-1 alpha isoform X13, with product MAAAGPESGGSSGSSGGLAGSSTFKKSLTPEMPGGSGQPGSQTIKKGHRGVDSTGETTYKKTTSSALKGAIQLGITHTVGSLSTKPERDVLMQDFYVVESIFFPSEGSNLTPAHHYNDFRFKTYAPVAFRYFRELFGIRPDDYLYSLCNEPLIELSNSGASGSLFYVSSDDEFIIKTVQHKEAEFLQKLLPGYYMNLNQNPRTLLPKFYGLYCVQAGGKNIRIVVMNNLLPRSVKMHLKYDLKGSTYKRRASQKERDKVFPTYKDLDFMQDIPDGLFLDSDMYNALCKTLQRDCLVLQSFKIMDYSLLVAIHNMDLAQREHAMADGTSQADTRRPAAQKALYSTAMESIQGEARRGGTIETDDQMGGIPARNAKGERLLLYIGIIDVLQSYRFIKKLEHSWKALVHDGDTVSVHRPSFYAERFQRFMCNTVFKKIPLKPSPSKKSRSGTAVPRRSCQGGVPSQLHMSCETKAQVTTEADVEQGSHLGRPDLLPRTLPVDEANSDSIATTLSTSSLGSGGLNSPANRSPSSVSPAAPRDLPSPSAPWS